The sequence below is a genomic window from Nocardia fluminea.
CAGATGACCCCGTGGTGCCTGTGGCCAATGGCCAATACATTCTTGACAACGCCCCTGACGCTCGCGGTTCCCTGTGGGAAGGGGCGCTGCACGGGCTGTTCATCGAGGACCGCCCACGCTTCGTTGCCGAGGTCAGCGCGTTTATCGACCAACTGGACTGAGTCCGCCAAACCCCACAGCTCTGAATCGTTAATGTTTCAGAAACATGTCCGGGGCAGGTGAGGGCGACCTACTCTGAGCTCGACGGCCATGTCCCGCGGCCGGGCATGGAGGTGGCGCATGAGCGTCTTGACGCGATGTGTGCTGACTCTTGCGGTAGGTGTGGCGGTGTATGCCGCCCCGGTCGCCGGCGCGGGCCCGGCTCCCGACGGCCCGCGGCTGATCTCGGTCGCGCCCGGTCCCGGCCGCGTCGTCGAACTCGTGGTGCACTCCGCCGCGATGGCGAAAGCGGTGACCGTCGCGGTGCTGCCCGCCGCGGACCGCTCGGCGAAGGCGCCGGTCCTGTATCTGCTCAACGGCGTCGACGGTGGCGTCGGTCCCGCCGGTGATTGGCGCGACGGCGGAAACTGGATCACCCGCGCCGACGCCGACTCTTTCTTCGCCGGCAAGCAGGTGACCGTCGTGATGCCGATCGGCGGCGCGGGCAGCTACTACACCGACTGGCGCGCCGATGATCCCGTCCTCGGCCGCCAGCGCTGGACCACCTTCCTCACCCGCGAATTACCGGGCGTCATCGACGCCGAATTCCACGGAACCGGGGCCAATGCCGTTGCGGGCGTGTCGATGGCGGGCACCGCCGCCTTCCAGCTGGCGCTCGCCGCGCCCCGGCTCTACACCGCGGTCGGCTCCTACAGCGGCTGCGTCTCCACCAGTGGTCCCCAAGGCCATGCCATCGTCAACACCGTCGTCTCCGGTCAGAACGGAGACCCTGTGAACATGTGGGGACAACCCGGCGACCCGCTCTGGGCCGCCAACGACCCCTTCCTGCACGCCGAGCGCCTGCGCGGCCTGGCGATCTACGTCTCCTCCGGCACCGGTCTGCCCGGTGCGCTCGACACCGTCGACGGGCCAGGACTGGACGGTGATTCGATGAAGCTCGTCGACCAGCTGATCGTCGGCGGCGCGCTCGACGCGGTCACCGGGCTGTGTACCCAGCAGCTCGCCGCCCGCCTCCGTGACCTGGCCATCCCCGCCACGGTCGACCTGCGCCCCAACGGAACTCACTCCTGGGGCTATTGGCGCGACGATCTCCGGCACTCCTGGCCGATGTTCGCCGCGGCCCTGCGCGTCGGCTGAACGCTCCCGCTCCGGTCGCGTCCGGCGGCATGTGCGGCGCGATCTGCCTGCGGTTTTCGGTGTGAGCTTCGCCATGTCCTCGGTGCTGCTAATGAGTTCGCAGACTTGTTGCGTCATCTTTCGCAATTCACGATATGAAACGAAAAGGTCCGGTCGGTCTATTCGCGTGGGGCGAAGTATGCCCACAGGTAGACGGGCGTTACTCGGGTCATGACGTGCGGGCTCGATGTCCACGCAGGTAGAATCGATGACGTGATTGGTCTGCCGCGCCGATGTGATCGGCCTGTGATTGTTCTCGCTAACCAATCAGATCAGACGTCCAGAGTTCAGGAAAATCTTCTGGGAACCGTCACAGACTTTCACTGAATTCGTGTGTAGCGTTCTGGAATGTCGTTGGATCGTATGTGGAGAAGAAGATTCGGCGTCGAGAACGGAGTTCGATGATGTTTGGTCGGGCAGTGGGCGTACGGGTCGCAGTGACCGTGCTCGGCTTGTTGGCCGGTGTCGTGGTCGGGGTGCCCGCAGGCGCCGATCCGGGGGCCGCGCGGATCGAGGATCAGCGCGTCGAACCGGATCGCACCATCGATGTGGGCGTGTACTCACCGGCGATGGACATCGTCACCCGGGTGCGGGTATTGCGGGCAGCGGATCCGAAAGCGCCTGCGCCGACGCTGTATCTGCTCAACGGGGTCGGTGGCGGCAGCGACGGCAATTGGCTCGATCGCACCGATGTCGTCGAGTTCTTCAAGGACAAACAGGTCAATGTGGTGATCCCGTTCGGCGGGGCCGGAAGCTATTTCGCCGACTGGCGCACCGACGATCCGGTCCTCGGTAAGCAGCGGTGGGCCACGTTCCTCACCAAGGAACTCCCGCCCGTGATCGACGCGGAGTTCGGCGGCACCGGCGCCAACGCCATCGCGGGCCTGTCGATGGCGGGAACCTCGGTGTTCCAGCTCGCGCTCGGTGAACCGGGCCTGTACCGAGCGATCGGGTCCTACAGCGGGTGCGTGCGCACCAGTGATCCACGCGGACAGGCGATCGTGCGGACCGTGGTGGGCAGCAGGCTCGGCAACGCGGCCAACATGTGGGGGCCACCCACCGATCCCGCCTGGTCGGCCAACGACCCCTACCTGCACGCGGAAGCCTTGCGCGGCACCGACGTCTACATCTCCTCCGGCACCGGCATTCCCGGCCCGTACGACACCGTCGCAGGCGCCCAGGGCGACCCGGTGCAGCTGTCCATGCAGTTGCTGTTCGGCGCGGGGCTCGAGGCCGTCACGAATCTGTGCACCCAGCAGCTACGTGATCGGCTGCAGACGCTCGGCATCCCCGCGACGGTGGACCTGCGGCCCAACGGCACCCACTCGTGGGGCTACTGGGAGCAGGACATGCACAAATCGTGGCCCGTGTTCGAGGCGGCGCTCAACCGCGCGTGACGGCCGAACGCGAAGGCCGAAATCCGCTCGCGCGCGAGCGGCGGATCAGGCAGGCTCGACCGCGACGAGTACGT
It includes:
- a CDS encoding alpha/beta hydrolase — its product is MSVLTRCVLTLAVGVAVYAAPVAGAGPAPDGPRLISVAPGPGRVVELVVHSAAMAKAVTVAVLPAADRSAKAPVLYLLNGVDGGVGPAGDWRDGGNWITRADADSFFAGKQVTVVMPIGGAGSYYTDWRADDPVLGRQRWTTFLTRELPGVIDAEFHGTGANAVAGVSMAGTAAFQLALAAPRLYTAVGSYSGCVSTSGPQGHAIVNTVVSGQNGDPVNMWGQPGDPLWAANDPFLHAERLRGLAIYVSSGTGLPGALDTVDGPGLDGDSMKLVDQLIVGGALDAVTGLCTQQLAARLRDLAIPATVDLRPNGTHSWGYWRDDLRHSWPMFAAALRVG
- a CDS encoding alpha/beta hydrolase; the protein is MFGRAVGVRVAVTVLGLLAGVVVGVPAGADPGAARIEDQRVEPDRTIDVGVYSPAMDIVTRVRVLRAADPKAPAPTLYLLNGVGGGSDGNWLDRTDVVEFFKDKQVNVVIPFGGAGSYFADWRTDDPVLGKQRWATFLTKELPPVIDAEFGGTGANAIAGLSMAGTSVFQLALGEPGLYRAIGSYSGCVRTSDPRGQAIVRTVVGSRLGNAANMWGPPTDPAWSANDPYLHAEALRGTDVYISSGTGIPGPYDTVAGAQGDPVQLSMQLLFGAGLEAVTNLCTQQLRDRLQTLGIPATVDLRPNGTHSWGYWEQDMHKSWPVFEAALNRA